The Agarilytica rhodophyticola genome has a window encoding:
- a CDS encoding TauD/TfdA family dioxygenase, whose amino-acid sequence MSHDSILERSGDLSQLVPGILISHEKDNIPLLIECEKNTNLSNRWRDYHQVIQKIITRYQRDIGAILFRGFKFIDDNDFYDFVKSFGLDLLRYEFGSTPRSHLGNGVYTSTEYPAHQVIPLHNEQAYTLSWPLNIWFHCVTAASRGGHTPIADSRLIYQHINRTIRERFEKKRLMYVRNYGNGLDIPWQQAFNTDDISVAQAYAKNNKIQLEWKEDGELRTRQLCQATAQHPLTNEWVWFNQAHLFHISNLNESVREMLLGCVDMQDLPRNVYYGDGSEIETSILDEIRGVIDEFTVSFPWQPGDVMLLDNMLVAHGRGTFEGERKVVVAMTEPFDSIAANGDSQNTTLEDTSPSLEYSA is encoded by the coding sequence ATGTCTCACGACTCTATATTAGAACGCAGTGGCGACTTAAGTCAGTTAGTACCTGGTATTTTAATTTCACATGAGAAAGATAATATACCTCTGCTTATTGAGTGTGAAAAAAATACGAATTTAAGTAATCGGTGGCGTGATTATCATCAAGTTATCCAAAAGATTATTACTCGCTATCAGCGTGACATAGGCGCAATTTTATTTCGAGGGTTTAAGTTTATTGATGACAATGATTTTTACGATTTTGTAAAATCATTTGGTCTCGATTTATTGCGTTATGAATTTGGTTCAACACCGCGCTCACACCTTGGTAATGGAGTTTATACCTCAACTGAATATCCAGCACATCAAGTTATACCTCTACACAACGAGCAAGCCTATACCTTAAGTTGGCCGTTAAATATATGGTTTCACTGTGTGACGGCAGCTTCGCGAGGAGGTCACACTCCTATAGCAGATAGTCGTCTTATTTATCAACATATTAATCGCACTATTCGCGAGCGCTTCGAAAAGAAACGCCTAATGTATGTTCGCAATTATGGCAATGGGTTAGATATACCCTGGCAACAAGCTTTTAATACTGATGACATATCGGTCGCACAAGCCTATGCCAAAAATAATAAAATTCAATTGGAGTGGAAGGAAGATGGTGAGCTACGTACGCGGCAATTATGCCAGGCCACCGCGCAACACCCACTGACAAATGAATGGGTATGGTTTAATCAAGCACATCTATTTCATATTTCTAATTTAAATGAAAGTGTACGGGAAATGTTGCTTGGTTGTGTCGATATGCAGGACTTGCCGCGCAATGTGTACTATGGCGATGGTAGCGAAATTGAAACATCTATTCTCGATGAAATTCGTGGTGTAATCGATGAATTTACCGTGTCTTTTCCGTGGCAACCCGGTGACGTCATGTTGTTAGATAACATGTTGGTCGCCCACGGACGAGGAACATTTGAAGGTGAACGAAAAGTCGTTGTCGCTATGACAGAGCCTTTCGACTCAATAGCTGCTAATGGAGATAGCCAAAATACGACATTGGAAGATACTTCACCATCCCTTGAATATAGCGCATAG
- a CDS encoding TonB-dependent siderophore receptor has translation MYTKNFNLRPPFIIAALSVAVSSVNAQTNTARPPIEEVFVAGYQRDYRENEAESALGLNLKLIETPAAVSVITQDLLQDQQVNNVDDALRNVAGVTKFKTGNGGEERFSIRGFDASQSIYKDGARINNSFNASNIPSTETANIDRIEVLKGPSALLYGQGEPGGIINYITKRPQIERYGSIEVLAGSDDFKKIEADTTGAIGSLENFAYRVVATYEDSESFRNEVFRERILVNPTLAYIGSDTYVQVGVEYIDDESTQDRGQVLDGNNVQGYFYSDRLNREQFFGIPDWNRNTTAESTRIYALAEHKVNDIWDIAFSYSNTKNDKVNFDSSPVALVGDPLFAVVGPEGSAVDNLVAIGPRKSDGEGDSEQFKFTNTLSFSDGFGFEHQVLASYTREELSTDSTSFQGDQAVLFNIATGEYFDDPRTPVTPGLEEVRVNDNITFGLVNRGSLINQDFEEQGINILDYVRFNEQWAWLIGGRFSDFQDNTNASFDDDNFSMRTGVVFTPAEDLSFYASYSEGYTNSAGRQDENGNNIDPETSVSIEAGVKWQLLEEQLLITAALYDIDKEDIAFITNPGEPVLFFDNIGAVNSQGFELEVVGYITSQWRIQAGYTFTDTEITEGGTDAFSSTFTEGNQFPGIADHSFNLFSFYEIPIGTGDLGLGGGVFSQSDVFASLENRTEFDSWTQVDLAAYYKMDAWKAQLNVRNITDEEFLLTQSFISSDVFAAGRVGTSIPRSVTASIAYEF, from the coding sequence ATGTACACGAAAAACTTTAATCTTCGGCCACCCTTCATTATCGCCGCACTTAGCGTTGCTGTATCCTCAGTAAACGCACAAACAAACACAGCACGACCTCCTATCGAAGAGGTTTTTGTGGCGGGATATCAGCGGGACTACCGCGAAAATGAAGCCGAATCTGCATTGGGTCTGAACCTAAAATTAATTGAAACTCCGGCAGCAGTTAGCGTCATTACACAAGATTTATTGCAAGATCAACAAGTCAATAACGTCGACGATGCACTGAGAAATGTCGCAGGTGTGACGAAATTTAAAACAGGTAATGGTGGCGAAGAAAGATTCTCAATCCGAGGCTTTGATGCATCACAATCTATTTATAAAGATGGTGCACGTATTAATAACAGCTTTAATGCTTCGAATATACCTTCCACTGAAACTGCAAATATTGATCGCATCGAAGTTCTCAAAGGACCATCAGCCCTTCTCTATGGGCAAGGCGAACCTGGTGGTATTATTAATTACATTACCAAACGACCACAAATAGAGCGCTACGGTTCTATCGAAGTGTTAGCAGGTTCTGATGATTTTAAGAAAATAGAGGCAGATACAACCGGCGCTATTGGGAGCTTGGAAAACTTTGCTTATCGAGTTGTGGCGACTTATGAAGATTCAGAAAGCTTTAGAAATGAAGTTTTCCGCGAGCGGATATTAGTAAACCCAACACTTGCTTACATTGGGAGCGATACTTACGTTCAGGTGGGCGTAGAATATATCGACGATGAATCTACTCAGGATAGAGGTCAAGTATTAGATGGTAACAATGTCCAAGGTTATTTTTACAGTGATCGCCTAAATCGAGAACAGTTTTTCGGCATTCCTGATTGGAATAGAAATACTACCGCTGAATCAACACGTATCTATGCTTTAGCGGAGCATAAAGTGAACGACATCTGGGATATTGCTTTTAGTTACAGCAATACTAAAAACGACAAAGTAAATTTTGACTCATCGCCTGTTGCCCTTGTCGGCGACCCCCTTTTCGCTGTCGTTGGCCCTGAAGGCAGTGCCGTAGATAACTTGGTAGCCATTGGCCCAAGAAAGTCCGACGGTGAAGGTGATAGCGAGCAATTTAAGTTTACCAATACCTTAAGCTTTAGCGATGGTTTTGGCTTTGAACACCAAGTTCTAGCCTCTTATACACGCGAAGAACTCTCTACAGACTCCACCAGCTTTCAAGGCGATCAAGCAGTGCTCTTTAATATTGCTACTGGAGAATATTTCGATGATCCTCGCACACCAGTTACACCTGGCTTAGAAGAAGTTCGGGTTAACGATAATATTACTTTTGGTTTAGTTAATCGTGGCTCTCTTATTAATCAAGATTTTGAAGAACAAGGCATTAATATACTCGACTACGTTCGCTTTAATGAGCAGTGGGCATGGTTAATTGGCGGACGTTTTTCGGATTTTCAAGATAATACTAACGCATCTTTTGACGACGACAACTTTAGTATGCGCACTGGTGTGGTATTTACTCCTGCTGAAGACCTATCATTCTATGCTAGCTATTCCGAAGGCTATACCAATTCCGCTGGCCGACAAGATGAAAATGGTAACAATATTGACCCTGAAACATCAGTATCAATTGAAGCTGGTGTCAAATGGCAGCTACTAGAAGAGCAACTGTTAATTACCGCCGCTCTTTACGATATAGATAAAGAAGATATTGCTTTCATTACCAACCCCGGCGAGCCTGTGCTCTTTTTCGATAACATTGGAGCGGTCAATAGCCAAGGTTTTGAACTTGAAGTTGTAGGTTACATTACTAGCCAATGGCGAATACAAGCAGGTTATACATTCACCGATACAGAAATTACTGAAGGTGGCACCGATGCATTCAGTAGCACCTTTACAGAAGGCAATCAATTTCCCGGTATCGCGGATCACAGCTTTAATTTATTCAGCTTCTACGAGATTCCTATCGGCACTGGTGATCTAGGGCTAGGCGGCGGCGTATTTAGTCAAAGTGATGTATTTGCCAGCCTAGAGAACCGCACAGAATTTGATAGCTGGACTCAAGTGGATTTAGCGGCATACTACAAAATGGACGCATGGAAAGCGCAATTAAATGTTCGCAACATCACTGATGAAGAATTTCTTTTAACCCAGTCTTTTATCTCATCTGATGTTTTCGCAGCTGGTCGAGTAGGCACTTCAATTCCTCGATCAGTCACCGCTTCGATTGCTTACGAGTTTTAA
- a CDS encoding MbtH family protein, with product MSWDDENTVFLVVKNHEEQYSIWPEYKEVPGGWEAVGKTGKKQECLEYIETVWTDMRPLSLRKFMEENA from the coding sequence ATGAGTTGGGATGACGAAAACACCGTTTTTTTGGTGGTAAAGAATCATGAAGAGCAATATTCCATTTGGCCAGAATATAAAGAAGTACCTGGCGGCTGGGAAGCAGTAGGAAAAACCGGAAAGAAACAAGAATGTTTAGAATACATTGAGACTGTGTGGACGGATATGAGACCACTAAGCTTGCGTAAATTTATGGAAGAAAATGCGTAA
- a CDS encoding diaminobutyrate--2-oxoglutarate transaminase, producing the protein MHSCLQDDLNSKTLQASPFTLKKFSEQAAISLSYTNYLERQNLLESNARSYPRRIPIAIKRAQGIYIEDTKGQLFIDCLAGAGTLALGHNHPVIHNVLKNYLDSSGPLHTLDITTPTKDTFIKDVFDILPAEFAQKAHIQFCGPSGADATEAAIKLAKTATGRRSVLAFSGGYHGMTHGALSLTGNLAAKTPVSNLMPEVHFLPYPYEFRCPFGLKGEQSIASNLHYIENLLSDPESGITTPAAIIVEAVQGEGGMIPAPARWLKGLREITARFDIPLILDEIQCGIGRTGDMFAFEYADIVPDMILLSKAIGGGLPLSLVLFDKSLDKWNPGAHAGTFRGNQMAMAAGSATLDVIRTEQLCQNASLMGERLRQHLQEIQRQYSHIGDVRGRGLMIGVEIVNPEKLLNDGSPTPSGELAAKIQRECLKKGLILELGGRNGCTVRFLPPLIIKPEEIDRVAEIFAQATQVALENT; encoded by the coding sequence ATGCACTCTTGCTTGCAAGATGATTTAAACTCTAAGACTTTACAGGCCTCGCCGTTTACGCTCAAAAAGTTTAGTGAACAGGCTGCTATTTCTTTGTCGTATACCAACTATCTAGAACGACAGAATCTACTGGAGTCGAATGCCCGCAGTTATCCTCGTCGTATCCCTATTGCCATAAAACGTGCTCAGGGTATCTATATAGAAGATACTAAGGGACAATTATTTATTGACTGCTTAGCCGGTGCTGGAACACTGGCATTGGGCCATAACCATCCGGTAATACATAACGTGTTAAAGAATTACCTCGATAGTAGCGGCCCTTTGCACACCCTAGATATTACAACACCAACAAAAGATACATTTATCAAAGATGTATTCGATATTTTACCTGCAGAGTTTGCGCAAAAAGCACACATACAGTTTTGTGGGCCAAGCGGCGCCGATGCCACGGAAGCAGCAATTAAGCTTGCCAAAACAGCCACTGGCCGGCGTAGTGTTTTAGCATTTAGTGGTGGCTACCATGGTATGACCCATGGCGCATTGAGCCTTACCGGTAACCTTGCGGCTAAAACTCCTGTTAGCAATTTAATGCCGGAAGTACACTTCCTCCCCTACCCTTACGAGTTTCGTTGTCCTTTCGGTCTTAAAGGGGAACAAAGTATTGCCAGTAATTTACATTATATCGAGAATTTATTGAGCGATCCGGAATCAGGAATTACCACACCTGCAGCGATTATTGTGGAAGCCGTCCAAGGTGAGGGCGGTATGATACCCGCACCCGCTCGTTGGCTTAAGGGTTTACGCGAAATAACAGCTCGCTTCGATATTCCATTAATCTTAGACGAGATTCAATGTGGTATTGGACGCACAGGAGACATGTTTGCATTCGAATACGCCGATATTGTGCCTGATATGATTTTATTGTCGAAGGCAATTGGCGGCGGGCTGCCACTGTCTTTGGTGTTATTTGATAAATCTTTGGATAAGTGGAATCCTGGTGCACACGCCGGAACCTTTCGAGGCAATCAAATGGCCATGGCAGCAGGGTCTGCAACACTTGATGTAATTAGAACAGAGCAACTTTGTCAAAATGCTAGTCTAATGGGTGAACGCCTTCGCCAGCATCTACAAGAGATACAAAGACAATATTCTCACATTGGCGATGTTCGAGGCCGAGGTTTGATGATTGGCGTTGAAATTGTTAATCCAGAGAAATTATTGAACGATGGCTCACCAACCCCATCAGGTGAATTGGCAGCTAAAATTCAACGAGAGTGCTTAAAAAAAGGGTTAATACTTGAGCTAGGTGGTCGCAATGGCTGTACAGTGCGCTTCCTGCCTCCTTTAATTATTAAACCGGAGGAAATCGATCGTGTCGCAGAAATATTTGCACAGGCAACACAGGTCGCTCTCGAAAATACTTAA
- a CDS encoding PepSY-associated TM helix domain-containing protein — protein MKISNKTLFSLHGWLGLNLGFLLFVICFSGTIATLSYELDWLLDSEIRPVAAAEGEERISLASAYHNVQALYPRGNIYAIRSPSEDYLALQVFLRDLDSGEVTVYLDPFTGAVLAARDRMSIKNFFRIFHKQLFIVPTKFTFNGVFIVGLFGLSLLVTVVTGFLLLGNWLKNLFRLRWRKGLRVFFVDWHHSTGLWSLLFSFLFALTGIWYWLEKVTDISEVALAKENQVVYEQKGLLLDAPNPELYIQKAQAALPGLEVKAFFFPFKAGDPVHVFGQAEAMLVRDAANYVALDPYSGKVLQVRNATDLGLLDRWLHTVDPLHFGTFGGLWTKLIWFFFGLLISLAILVGFYLWFRRIVNSQKIKAKGVSRLAICAHVISISLLILSTLFSVVGMKRMGSGVHDTHKIAFNMESLGPWQGYLQQKINSYSQTHGHFELVFNDARPNLKAASLYVHIRNQEDVIKADFKLDWYGQKAQLDIPALQSGQSLDKTIAQWYESVASLSLVLEDQQGNFYEHRLTSDELLSAVPNMESLPLGITNNRAVKYFILSFLLFIWLGLFFWVGVYMRIYRKAQTEDQPLPATEDIADVSQDVVQA, from the coding sequence ATGAAGATCTCAAATAAAACCCTTTTTTCACTTCATGGATGGTTAGGATTAAATTTAGGCTTTTTGCTATTTGTGATCTGTTTTTCCGGCACGATTGCGACTTTAAGTTATGAGCTTGATTGGCTATTAGACAGTGAAATTCGTCCAGTTGCAGCTGCAGAAGGCGAGGAGCGTATTTCTTTAGCGAGTGCTTATCACAATGTGCAGGCACTTTATCCTCGAGGAAACATTTATGCTATACGTAGCCCCTCAGAAGATTATCTTGCCCTTCAAGTATTTTTACGAGATCTCGACTCTGGTGAGGTGACTGTCTATCTCGATCCTTTTACAGGAGCAGTGCTTGCTGCTCGGGATAGGATGAGTATCAAAAATTTCTTTCGAATTTTCCACAAACAGCTTTTTATTGTACCAACAAAGTTTACTTTTAACGGTGTGTTTATCGTTGGCCTCTTCGGTTTGTCGTTGTTGGTGACCGTGGTAACAGGCTTTTTGTTATTGGGTAATTGGCTAAAAAATTTATTTCGTTTACGTTGGCGTAAAGGGCTCCGCGTTTTCTTTGTTGATTGGCATCATAGCACTGGACTCTGGTCTTTATTGTTTTCTTTTTTGTTTGCTTTGACTGGTATATGGTATTGGCTAGAAAAAGTGACAGATATCTCAGAAGTTGCATTGGCGAAAGAGAATCAAGTCGTTTATGAGCAAAAAGGGTTATTGCTAGATGCTCCCAATCCTGAACTTTATATCCAAAAAGCTCAAGCGGCTCTGCCTGGTTTAGAAGTGAAAGCATTTTTCTTCCCTTTCAAAGCGGGCGATCCTGTGCATGTATTTGGCCAAGCCGAAGCTATGTTAGTGCGTGACGCTGCAAATTATGTTGCTTTAGATCCATATAGTGGCAAGGTTTTACAGGTGCGTAATGCTACCGATTTGGGGTTATTAGATCGCTGGCTTCATACGGTAGATCCATTGCATTTTGGTACCTTCGGTGGCTTGTGGACTAAGTTAATTTGGTTTTTCTTTGGCTTGCTTATCTCCCTGGCTATTTTGGTTGGATTTTATCTTTGGTTTAGGCGTATTGTTAATTCTCAGAAAATCAAAGCCAAAGGCGTTAGCCGACTTGCTATTTGTGCTCATGTGATCAGTATATCCTTACTTATTTTATCGACGCTATTTAGCGTTGTTGGTATGAAGCGTATGGGATCTGGTGTTCACGATACTCACAAAATCGCCTTTAATATGGAAAGCTTGGGGCCTTGGCAAGGCTATTTGCAACAAAAAATAAATAGTTATTCGCAAACTCATGGTCATTTTGAGTTGGTGTTTAATGATGCCCGGCCCAACCTTAAAGCAGCATCATTGTATGTTCATATACGAAATCAGGAAGATGTTATCAAGGCTGATTTTAAATTGGATTGGTATGGACAGAAAGCACAATTGGATATTCCAGCTCTTCAATCTGGCCAATCGTTAGATAAAACAATAGCGCAATGGTATGAAAGTGTGGCATCACTCTCACTTGTTTTAGAGGATCAGCAAGGGAATTTTTATGAGCATCGCTTAACCAGTGACGAACTTCTAAGTGCTGTACCTAATATGGAATCTCTTCCCTTAGGAATAACAAATAACCGTGCGGTTAAGTACTTTATTTTATCTTTTCTTCTTTTTATTTGGCTTGGTTTGTTTTTCTGGGTTGGAGTATATATGCGTATATATCGAAAAGCTCAAACAGAAGATCAACCGCTACCTGCGACAGAAGATATTGCTGACGTATCACAGGATGTTGTACAAGCATGA